The Thalassospira sp. TSL5-1 genome contains the following window.
TGGAGCCTGTTTGCCAAAATGATATGCCAGACTATTCAATTTTAAGGCCAAGACTATGAATTTCCTAGGGGTTTAAGCCGGCGACCAATTTTTTGAGCGTTTACAGTATAAAAGTGGCTTGGAAGAAGCTCGTCCGCCTACTTCAGTAATTTCATCAAAGTAAATAGAGAGATGTTTGCATACACGCTCCGTGTCGCAAAGACTTGGATGCAGTTCAATAACCAAATTCTTTACCTTGGCTAAAATTTCGTGCGTACCGCATAAAAAATCTTCTTCAGACCCCTCTATGTCTACTTTCATCAGGTCAATTTCATGATTTTGGGATGCAGCCTGGTTTACTAATGTTGCAAGACTGGTTGTCTGAACCGGGATTGCTCCGTTCGCTTCCACACGGTGGCTCATCGAAGGTCCGGAGTCTGATAAAAATACCGTGTCTCCATCTCTTTTACTGGCGGCTGCATGGACGGTACTCCAAGAGCAACCAAGTCTTCTGCGATTTGCCGCATTGCACTCGACAAGTTTATACGTTTCGGGGTCCGCTTCCACACTAACAATTTGCGCTTTCGGATTTACTCCAAGTAACCAGATTGCGAATGTGCCGATATGTGTACCTACGTCTAAGACCGCTGGAGATGTGATGTTGCGTAATTCATCATCTAGAAATGCATACTCCAAGTCTATTAGTACTTCCTTAAGTGCTTGCTCGTCGATGCCGCGGAATACTATGTCTCCTGAAGCTGCATGGATTAACTGAGGTGCGTAAATATCTTTGCGAATACCTAAAACAAGCCTTAAAGCTGTCAGTGGATTTCCGCTTAGCTTCGTCATCCAGGACACCCGTTTTGTGAGGTTGCCTAGGCGTTTCCAGAAATAAGAAACTTTAGCTGGGGTCACGGGTAGCCCTCTTGATTATTTATGCTTTGGTTGGTTGTAGATGGTGAGTTGAACCACTGATTTTAGCAAGAACGTATCGTATAATGATGCTGTACTTGGGTGTCAATGATGACTGAAATTTCAAATATGTTGTCGGTCTGATTTTGATTGAACTTTGTTCAAGTTCGAAAAGTTCATCAATCGTTAAGGTGATGCCTGTCAAATCGGGTGAGGAAAGATGAGAGATAGCGTAGTCTATGTCATGGCTGCTCCAGCTGAATACGGCCCTCATTTGCAGGCCAAGATAACGCCTGAAATGATTGGTGTTGGTCCTGTTGAAGCTGCGGTAAATTTAACGGCTGTTTTGGCGCGTAGGGAAATTGAAGGGAAGTTACCGGATGTCGTGGTATCTCTGGGTTCAGCCGGATCTCGGCACTTGGTTCAGGCCGAGATTTATCAGGTCACTGCTGTTTCCTATCGTGATATGGACGCCTCGCCGCTGGGCTTTGAGAAAGGCTGCACGCCTTTTGTCGAGTTTCCGGCTATTGTTGCCCTGCCCCATCGTATTCCCGGTATTGCGGAGGCAACATTGTCGACAGGCGGGAACATTGTTTCTGGTGCTGCTTATGATTCCATTGATGCTGATATGGTGGATATGGAAACCTATGCCGTTTGGCGCGTATGTGAGAAATTTGGCTTGCCTTTGATTGGCCTGCGGGGCATTTCCGATGGCAAAAAAGAACTGACCCATATTTCGGACTGGACGGAGTATCTCCATGTTATCGACGAGAAATTGAGTCTGGCTGTTGATCAATTGGAAAAGACGCTTGAGAACGGTGATGTCGTTTTAACCTGAGCCTGCCAGCGGCCGGAAATAATGATAAAAATGCCGCCTGCGGGAAATGCAGGCGGCATTTTTGTTCAATCTCAGTGTTCATCGCCAAAGGCGGGCTTAACCACCATTCCGGATTTCATCCAGCGTCTTTACCGGCGTAAGTGCCTGCGGGTCAACTTGGACTTCGATGATGGCGGGTTTGTTGGCCGCCATGGCGCGTTCAAGGGCCGGGGCGAAATCCTCGGTTTTGGTGACGGTTTCGCCGTGTCCGCCAAAGACGCGGGCGTAGCCAGCGAAATCCGGGTTGTGCAGTTCGGTGCCAGAAACGCGGGCCGGATAGTTGCGTTCCTGGTGCATGCGGATGGTGCCAAACATGCCGTTATTGACCACCACAACAATGATATTGGCCCCATATTGCACGGCGGTTGCAAATTCCTGCCCGTGCATTAAAAAGCAGCCATCACCGGCCAGGCAGACCACCGGACGGTCCGGGTGGTGGAGCTTTGCCGAAACCGATGCCGGCAGACCATAGCCCATCGAGCCTGATGTCGGAGCCAGCTCGGTGCGATAGCTGCGATAGCGATAGAAACGATGCAAAAAGGCCGCGTAATTGCCGGCACCATTGGTGACAATGGCGTTGTCAGGCAGCACATCGCGCAAATGGCCAATGACATGAGCCATTTTCACATCCCCGGGCGTATCTAGCGGAGTAGAGAAAGCCAGATAGGCATCGCGGGCCTGTTTGATTTGCTCTGTACGTGCAGCACCATCCACGGGCGCCATATTGGCAAGGGCGCGCATAAACGAGCGCTGGGAGGCATTAATCGCGATATCGGGGCGATACACCCGGCCAAGTTCATCGGGGCCCGGATAGACATGGATCAGGCGCTGCTTGGGGCAGGGAATGTCGAGCAGGCTATAGCCACTGCTGGTCATTTCCCCCATGCGCGAGCCGACAAGAATAACCAGATCGGAATCGCGAATAAAACCGGCCAGCTTGGGATTGATGCCAATGCCAACATCGCCAATAAAATTGGGGTGGGTATTGGGCATGTAATCCTGACAGCGGAACGAGGTTGCGATGGCAACATTGTTGGCTTCGGCAAAGGCGACCAGGTTTTTGCTGGTTTCAGCCGTCCAGCCGCCGCCACCGACAATCATCACCGGCTGGCGGGCTTTTTCCAGCTCGGCGCGAAAGAGTGCCACGTCTTCAGCGGCGGTTTTGGCTTCCACCTCGACATAGCGTTTGCCATCGGCGACCACAGCACTGGACGAAAGCATATCCTCGGGCAGGGCAAGAACGACAGGCCCTGGGCGGCCAGATGTCGCGATGTGATAGGCGTGGCTGATATATTCGGGAATGCGTTCGATGCTGTCGATCTGGCCGACCCATTTGCAGAGCGGTTCGAACATTTTACGGTAATCGACTTCCTGGAACGCTTCGCGGTCGACCATATCCCGGCCAATCTGGCCGACAAACAGGATCATCGGGGTTGAATCCTGATGGGCAACATGGACACCGGCAGACGCATTGGTGGCGCCGGGGCCGCGCGTGACCATGCAAATGCCGGGTTTGCCTGTCAGTTTGCCATAAGCTTCGGCCATCATGGCTGCACCGCCTTCCTGACGGCAGATAACAGGGGTAATTTCGGGGTGATCGACCATGCCGTCAAGTACAGCCAGAAAGCTCTCGCCTGGGACCAGAAAGGCGCGTTCGCAGCCATGAATTTGCAGTTGATCGAC
Protein-coding sequences here:
- a CDS encoding thiamine pyrophosphate-binding protein gives rise to the protein MSIQPGLRHGGRILVDQLQIHGCERAFLVPGESFLAVLDGMVDHPEITPVICRQEGGAAMMAEAYGKLTGKPGICMVTRGPGATNASAGVHVAHQDSTPMILFVGQIGRDMVDREAFQEVDYRKMFEPLCKWVGQIDSIERIPEYISHAYHIATSGRPGPVVLALPEDMLSSSAVVADGKRYVEVEAKTAAEDVALFRAELEKARQPVMIVGGGGWTAETSKNLVAFAEANNVAIATSFRCQDYMPNTHPNFIGDVGIGINPKLAGFIRDSDLVILVGSRMGEMTSSGYSLLDIPCPKQRLIHVYPGPDELGRVYRPDIAINASQRSFMRALANMAPVDGAARTEQIKQARDAYLAFSTPLDTPGDVKMAHVIGHLRDVLPDNAIVTNGAGNYAAFLHRFYRYRSYRTELAPTSGSMGYGLPASVSAKLHHPDRPVVCLAGDGCFLMHGQEFATAVQYGANIIVVVVNNGMFGTIRMHQERNYPARVSGTELHNPDFAGYARVFGGHGETVTKTEDFAPALERAMAANKPAIIEVQVDPQALTPVKTLDEIRNGG
- a CDS encoding FkbM family methyltransferase, giving the protein MTKLSGNPLTALRLVLGIRKDIYAPQLIHAASGDIVFRGIDEQALKEVLIDLEYAFLDDELRNITSPAVLDVGTHIGTFAIWLLGVNPKAQIVSVEADPETYKLVECNAANRRRLGCSWSTVHAAASKRDGDTVFLSDSGPSMSHRVEANGAIPVQTTSLATLVNQAASQNHEIDLMKVDIEGSEEDFLCGTHEILAKVKNLVIELHPSLCDTERVCKHLSIYFDEITEVGGRASSKPLLYCKRSKNWSPA
- a CDS encoding 5'-methylthioadenosine/S-adenosylhomocysteine nucleosidase (Enables the cleavage of the glycosidic bond in both 5'-methylthioadenosine and S-adenosylhomocysteine), with translation MRDSVVYVMAAPAEYGPHLQAKITPEMIGVGPVEAAVNLTAVLARREIEGKLPDVVVSLGSAGSRHLVQAEIYQVTAVSYRDMDASPLGFEKGCTPFVEFPAIVALPHRIPGIAEATLSTGGNIVSGAAYDSIDADMVDMETYAVWRVCEKFGLPLIGLRGISDGKKELTHISDWTEYLHVIDEKLSLAVDQLEKTLENGDVVLT